In Hasllibacter sp. MH4015, the following proteins share a genomic window:
- a CDS encoding ABC transporter ATP-binding protein, producing the protein MSAAPPRLQLDHVCCHFDGREVLCGVDLTVRAGEVLCLLGPSGCGKSTTLRLIAGIERRSRGVIRADGEVLSDDGIHVAPEARGIGLIFQDFALFPHLSVAQNIGFGLRGSKAEVAARVNELLDRVDLKGYGDTPPHMLSGGEQQRVALARALAPRPRIMLMDEPFSGLDNRLRDGIRDETLALLKEEGTAVVLVTHEPEEAMRMADQIALMRDGGVVQVGAPYNIYHAPCDKDAAAFFSDVNVIRGEVHGALTETAFGQFLAPGVPDGTPVDIVFRPQHVKIDFDRGGRGPNPTPIDGVPARGVVKRARFMGHESLVEFQMDFDGGTLKATVPAVFLPEPGTPLWLTIRRDRCFVFANAA; encoded by the coding sequence TTGTCCGCCGCGCCCCCCCGCCTTCAGCTTGACCATGTCTGCTGCCATTTCGATGGGCGGGAGGTGTTGTGCGGTGTCGACCTGACGGTGCGCGCGGGGGAAGTCCTGTGCCTTCTGGGCCCCTCGGGTTGTGGCAAATCCACGACCCTGCGCCTGATTGCGGGGATCGAGCGGCGCAGCCGGGGCGTGATCCGTGCCGATGGCGAGGTTCTGTCGGATGACGGTATCCATGTCGCCCCCGAGGCGCGGGGAATCGGCCTGATTTTCCAGGATTTCGCCTTGTTTCCGCATCTGAGCGTTGCGCAGAACATCGGGTTCGGCCTGCGCGGATCGAAGGCGGAGGTTGCGGCACGGGTGAACGAATTGCTCGACCGGGTGGATTTGAAGGGCTACGGCGACACGCCGCCGCACATGCTGTCGGGTGGGGAGCAACAGCGTGTCGCGCTGGCCCGTGCGCTGGCGCCGCGTCCTCGGATCATGCTGATGGACGAGCCGTTTTCCGGCCTCGACAACCGGCTGCGCGACGGCATCCGCGATGAAACGCTGGCGCTTTTGAAGGAGGAGGGCACCGCGGTCGTCCTTGTCACGCACGAGCCGGAAGAGGCGATGCGCATGGCCGACCAGATCGCCCTGATGCGCGATGGCGGGGTGGTGCAGGTCGGCGCGCCCTACAACATCTACCACGCGCCATGTGACAAGGATGCGGCAGCGTTTTTCAGTGATGTCAATGTGATACGAGGCGAAGTTCACGGCGCGTTGACGGAAACCGCATTCGGCCAGTTCCTTGCGCCCGGCGTGCCGGACGGAACACCGGTCGACATCGTGTTCCGCCCCCAGCACGTCAAGATCGACTTCGACCGGGGCGGGCGCGGCCCGAACCCGACCCCCATCGACGGTGTTCCCGCGCGCGGCGTGGTCAAACGCGCGCGTTTCATGGGCCACGAGAGCCTGGTGGAGTTCCAGATGGATTTTGACGGCGGCACGTTGAAGGCCACGGTGCCTGCCGTGTTTCTGCCCGAACCGGGCACGCCCCTGTGGCTGACGATCCGTCGGGATCGCTGTTTTGTGTTCGCAAACGCCGCCTGA
- a CDS encoding inner membrane-spanning protein YciB, whose translation MADEREINPWLKNALELGPPILFFIAYLRLEDTSITVGGTAYDGFIIATAVFVPILLASTAILWKLTGKISRIQIFTAILVVFFGALTVWFNNDAFFKMKTTIVYAFFAAMLGIGLMRGKSGLKYLMGDRLPMADEGWMIMTKRLALAFVAMAIANEVIWRTQSDRFWVTFETFVLPAFLFVVFMSQAPVIERFSLDEGDEDGPGA comes from the coding sequence ATGGCCGACGAACGAGAGATCAATCCCTGGCTGAAAAACGCCCTCGAACTCGGGCCGCCGATCCTGTTCTTCATCGCCTATCTGAGGCTGGAGGATACCAGCATCACCGTGGGCGGCACCGCCTATGACGGGTTCATCATCGCCACCGCCGTCTTCGTCCCGATCCTGCTCGCCTCCACCGCGATCTTGTGGAAGCTGACCGGAAAGATCTCTCGCATCCAGATATTTACCGCGATCCTTGTGGTGTTCTTCGGCGCGCTGACGGTGTGGTTCAACAATGACGCCTTCTTCAAGATGAAGACGACCATCGTCTACGCCTTCTTCGCCGCGATGCTGGGGATCGGACTGATGCGGGGCAAGAGCGGACTGAAATACCTGATGGGGGATCGCCTGCCCATGGCCGACGAGGGCTGGATGATCATGACGAAACGCCTCGCGCTTGCCTTCGTGGCCATGGCGATCGCGAATGAGGTGATCTGGCGCACGCAATCGGACCGCTTCTGGGTCACGTTCGAGACGTTCGTTTTGCCCGCGTTCCTGTTCGTGGTCTTCATGTCGCAAGCGCCCGTGATCGAGCGCTTCAGCCTCGACGAGGGGGACGAGGACGGGCCGGGGGCTTAG
- a CDS encoding Hint domain-containing protein, translating to MSTHPPLLRFQTYPAEALRVIAGANAGDGIGLGDDALPGDIYRLSGKHGLEKLSISDAGDDGTPCVADGSTVGKSGEDLAISACHMLMGPSGEVVELLLLTRHTADGPHLHILPLSPLKDDTEYELVGSETASAPDRFADIASVSFLAGTHLTMANGAQCPVEHLSVGDVVLTRDHGPQPIRWIGFQTRRATGAAAPVRITEGTLNTSRDLRLSPQHRLFIWQRRDELGAGRAEVMVKAELLINGTTVLREEGGHVDSYQIVFDGHEIIYAEGIAVESLLVTGQNRALLPEDLAVKGSSAAAAQAAALEVDDDRPDDMVERLSRASRGMGKE from the coding sequence ATGAGCACTCACCCGCCCCTTCTGCGCTTCCAGACCTACCCGGCCGAGGCCCTGCGCGTGATCGCCGGGGCCAATGCGGGCGACGGGATCGGGTTGGGGGATGACGCATTGCCCGGCGACATCTACCGCCTTTCGGGCAAGCACGGGCTGGAGAAGTTGTCGATTTCGGATGCCGGGGACGATGGTACGCCCTGCGTTGCCGATGGCTCCACCGTCGGAAAATCGGGGGAGGATCTGGCGATTTCCGCGTGCCACATGCTGATGGGCCCGTCGGGTGAGGTCGTCGAACTGCTTTTGCTGACACGGCACACGGCGGACGGGCCGCATCTGCACATCCTGCCTCTGTCACCCCTCAAGGACGACACGGAATACGAGCTTGTCGGGTCCGAGACCGCCAGCGCGCCGGACCGCTTCGCCGACATCGCATCCGTCAGTTTCCTGGCCGGAACACACCTGACGATGGCCAACGGCGCACAATGTCCGGTGGAGCATCTGAGCGTCGGAGACGTGGTCCTGACCCGCGATCACGGTCCCCAGCCGATCCGATGGATCGGGTTCCAGACACGCCGCGCCACAGGGGCCGCCGCCCCCGTGCGCATCACCGAGGGCACGCTCAACACGTCCCGTGACCTGCGCCTGTCCCCGCAGCACCGCCTGTTCATCTGGCAGCGCCGGGACGAGCTGGGGGCGGGACGGGCGGAGGTCATGGTCAAGGCGGAACTCCTGATCAACGGCACCACCGTCCTGCGCGAAGAAGGCGGCCACGTGGACAGCTACCAGATTGTCTTTGACGGGCACGAGATCATCTATGCCGAGGGGATTGCAGTCGAATCCCTCCTCGTCACCGGCCAGAACCGTGCGCTTCTGCCCGAGGATCTGGCCGTAAAGGGCTCATCCGCCGCCGCCGCCCAAGCCGCGGCGCTGGAAGTGGACGATGACCGCCCCGACGATATGGTGGAACGGCTGTCGCGCGCGTCGCGCGGCATGGGCAAGGAATAG
- a CDS encoding SDR family oxidoreductase, with protein sequence MDLGIKGRTALVCASSKGLGRGCAEQLAAAGVDLVLNARGAEALEETAEAIRAEHGVNVTAIAADIASDEGRSKVLDAAGDLDILVTNAGGPPPGMWSDWGREDFIAALDANMLSPIALMTALMPKMIDRGWGRVVNITSQSVKAPIPQLGLSNAARTGLTGYVAGTARQVAPFGVNVNNLLPGIHATDRAIQLDGGVSQKEGISIDEAKARREQTIPARRYGTRQEFGAMCAFLCSEHAGFIVGQNILCDGGATVATI encoded by the coding sequence ATGGATCTTGGGATTAAGGGGCGCACGGCGCTGGTTTGCGCGTCATCCAAGGGGCTCGGGCGCGGATGTGCCGAGCAATTGGCGGCGGCGGGCGTCGATCTGGTGCTCAACGCGCGCGGGGCCGAGGCGTTGGAGGAAACGGCGGAGGCGATCCGTGCAGAGCACGGGGTAAACGTCACGGCCATCGCCGCCGACATCGCGTCCGACGAAGGGCGGTCCAAGGTGCTGGACGCGGCCGGGGATCTGGACATCCTCGTGACCAATGCGGGAGGTCCGCCGCCGGGCATGTGGTCCGATTGGGGGCGGGAGGATTTCATTGCCGCGCTGGATGCCAACATGCTGTCGCCGATTGCCCTGATGACGGCGCTGATGCCCAAGATGATCGACCGCGGCTGGGGCCGGGTGGTCAACATCACTTCTCAGTCGGTCAAGGCACCGATCCCCCAACTGGGGCTGTCGAACGCGGCGCGGACTGGCCTGACGGGATACGTGGCGGGCACCGCACGCCAGGTCGCGCCGTTCGGGGTGAATGTGAACAACCTTCTGCCGGGCATCCACGCGACGGATCGGGCGATCCAGCTGGATGGCGGTGTGTCCCAGAAGGAAGGCATCTCCATCGACGAGGCCAAGGCACGGCGGGAGCAGACGATCCCCGCGCGGCGCTACGGGACGCGCCAGGAATTCGGCGCCATGTGCGCCTTCCTGTGTTCGGAGCATGCGGGCTTCATCGTGGGGCAGAACATCCTGTGCGACGGGGGCGCGACGGTTGCGACCATTTGA
- the tatC gene encoding twin-arginine translocase subunit TatC, giving the protein MTQADSQTDALPEEDGLEDSAAPLVEHLAELRTRLIRSVLAFIICMIAMFTVAEPILNFISQPLANVLRDRGEDARLIFTAPQEKFFVLIRISIIMGFALAFPVIAHQLWRFVAPGLYKSEKNAILPFLVASPVLFLIGASFAHYVVTPLAMNFFIGFSDAIPALANLIAGDGTFENPNSDAELQTVFLGSVKESLDLALKFIFAFGLCFQLPVLLTLMGKAGLVTARGLGDVRKWAVVGILTLAALVTPPDVITQVILFTVVYGLYEISIQLVRMVEAQRNRRLRAEGILDEGEEL; this is encoded by the coding sequence ATGACCCAGGCCGACAGCCAGACCGATGCCCTGCCCGAAGAGGATGGGCTGGAGGACAGCGCCGCGCCGCTCGTGGAACACCTCGCGGAATTGCGCACGCGCCTGATCCGGTCGGTCCTGGCCTTCATCATCTGCATGATCGCGATGTTCACGGTGGCCGAGCCGATCCTGAACTTCATTTCGCAACCGCTGGCCAATGTGTTGCGAGACCGGGGCGAGGATGCGCGGCTGATCTTCACCGCCCCGCAGGAGAAGTTTTTCGTCCTGATCCGGATCTCCATCATCATGGGTTTCGCGCTCGCCTTCCCGGTGATCGCGCATCAATTGTGGCGCTTCGTGGCGCCCGGTCTCTACAAGTCCGAGAAGAACGCGATCCTGCCGTTTCTCGTCGCCTCGCCCGTCCTGTTCCTGATCGGCGCATCTTTTGCCCATTACGTGGTGACGCCGCTGGCGATGAACTTCTTCATCGGGTTCTCCGACGCGATCCCGGCCCTGGCCAACCTGATCGCGGGCGATGGCACGTTCGAGAACCCGAATTCTGATGCGGAGTTGCAGACGGTGTTCCTGGGTTCGGTCAAGGAATCCCTCGACCTGGCGTTGAAATTCATCTTCGCCTTTGGCCTGTGCTTCCAGTTGCCCGTCCTTCTGACCCTGATGGGCAAGGCCGGGCTGGTGACGGCGCGGGGGCTGGGGGATGTGCGGAAATGGGCCGTGGTCGGCATCCTGACGCTGGCCGCCCTGGTCACGCCGCCCGATGTCATCACGCAAGTCATCCTTTTCACCGTGGTCTATGGCCTGTACGAGATTTCCATCCAGCTGGTCCGCATGGTGGAGGCGCAGCGCAACCGCCGCCTGCGCGCCGAAGGCATCCTCGACGAAGGTGAGGAGCTGTAG
- a CDS encoding ATP-binding protein: MDKRAAQDPLIRIAEALERLRPPPAPAPDWSAAEAFVWNTDPDHLEPIAQVNRVPLDLLRGIDRARDTLMANTLQFARGLPANNALLWGARGMGKSSLVKAVHGAVSDEVSGLKLVEIQREDLPSIGRLLAHLRATDTRVILFCDDLSFSHDDTHYKSLKAVLDGGVSGRPDNVILYATSNRRHLMPRDMIENERGSAINPSEAVEEKVSLSDRFGLWLGFHACDQDAYLAMIRGYCDAYGVEIGAEELRAEAVEWQATRGSRSGRVAWQFFTDLAGRRGVSITS, translated from the coding sequence GTGGACAAGCGCGCTGCACAAGACCCCCTGATCCGCATTGCCGAGGCGCTGGAACGCCTGCGCCCGCCGCCTGCGCCCGCACCCGATTGGTCGGCGGCGGAGGCGTTCGTCTGGAACACCGATCCCGACCATCTGGAGCCGATCGCGCAGGTGAACCGCGTGCCGCTCGACCTGCTGCGCGGGATCGACCGGGCGCGGGACACGTTGATGGCCAATACGCTGCAATTCGCCCGGGGCCTGCCCGCGAACAACGCGCTGCTTTGGGGCGCGCGGGGGATGGGGAAATCCTCGCTCGTCAAGGCGGTCCACGGGGCCGTGTCCGACGAGGTGAGCGGCCTGAAACTTGTGGAGATCCAGCGCGAAGACTTGCCGAGCATCGGTCGGCTGCTGGCCCATCTGCGCGCCACCGACACGCGCGTGATCCTGTTCTGCGATGACCTCTCGTTTTCCCACGATGACACCCATTACAAGTCGCTCAAGGCGGTGCTGGATGGGGGCGTTTCGGGCCGACCGGACAACGTGATCCTATATGCCACCTCGAACCGCCGCCACCTGATGCCGCGCGACATGATCGAGAATGAGCGCGGATCGGCGATCAACCCATCGGAGGCCGTGGAAGAAAAGGTCTCCCTCTCGGACCGGTTCGGGCTATGGCTCGGGTTCCACGCCTGTGATCAGGACGCTTACCTGGCGATGATCCGGGGCTATTGCGATGCCTACGGAGTGGAGATCGGCGCCGAAGAATTGCGGGCGGAGGCCGTGGAATGGCAGGCCACACGCGGCTCCCGGTCGGGCCGGGTGGCATGGCAATTCTTCACCGATCTGGCCGGGCGCAGGGGCGTGTCGATCACGTCCTGA
- a CDS encoding SnoaL-like domain-containing protein, translated as MDIKEIAKALADGCRAGAAKVRENLDKLYADDAVSVEAADMGGQGRETVGKSGIHGKHDWWESSMEEHATDVVGPFYHGEDQFSLLFDVDVTDKDSGKRMQMKEIGVYHVKDGKITREEFHYAVD; from the coding sequence ATGGATATCAAGGAAATTGCGAAGGCGTTGGCCGATGGTTGCCGCGCCGGTGCCGCCAAGGTCCGGGAAAACCTCGACAAGCTCTACGCCGATGACGCGGTCTCGGTCGAGGCCGCCGATATGGGCGGGCAGGGCCGGGAGACGGTCGGCAAGTCAGGCATCCACGGCAAGCATGATTGGTGGGAAAGCTCGATGGAGGAACATGCGACCGACGTGGTGGGGCCATTCTATCACGGCGAAGACCAGTTCAGCCTGCTGTTCGACGTCGATGTCACGGACAAGGACAGTGGCAAGCGGATGCAGATGAAGGAAATCGGCGTCTACCACGTGAAGGACGGCAAGATCACGCGGGAGGAGTTTCACTACGCGGTCGATTGA
- a CDS encoding EamA family transporter: MSEWIQSIEGTAQGAQVALALALLAAFLHAVFGALQKGRHDPLLARGAIDIVYCVIAAPFAFFVVPWPEPHMWPIFIGVFLIHVPYKWAVLSAFRRGAYTVVYPVMRGTGPLFTIFGAWLLFGETFNAVQWIGVAVLLAGLYGLAAYNMAKITVARDTLIPALGFAVLTGLFVALYTTFDAYGIRATADPFTFLAWFFFIDGLLFPLLALRFYLRMGARPPLGPLALRGLAGGLIAPFSFGSVMLATRLDQVGEAAVLRETSTVFAALIGWLFLKESVGPVRTALMGLIAAGAVIVEAGG; encoded by the coding sequence ATGAGCGAATGGATCCAGAGCATCGAAGGCACGGCCCAGGGCGCGCAGGTGGCCCTTGCGCTCGCCCTGCTGGCGGCCTTCCTCCACGCCGTCTTCGGCGCCTTGCAAAAGGGCCGCCATGACCCGCTTCTGGCGCGCGGTGCCATCGACATCGTCTATTGCGTGATCGCCGCCCCCTTCGCGTTTTTTGTCGTCCCTTGGCCCGAGCCGCATATGTGGCCGATCTTCATCGGGGTCTTCCTGATTCACGTCCCTTACAAATGGGCGGTCCTCAGTGCGTTCCGGCGCGGCGCATATACCGTCGTCTACCCCGTGATGCGTGGCACCGGGCCGCTATTCACCATCTTCGGCGCGTGGCTGTTGTTCGGGGAGACGTTCAACGCCGTGCAGTGGATCGGGGTCGCAGTCCTCCTGGCGGGGCTTTACGGCCTGGCCGCCTACAACATGGCGAAGATCACGGTGGCGCGCGACACGCTGATCCCGGCCCTTGGCTTCGCGGTTCTCACGGGCCTTTTCGTCGCGCTCTATACCACGTTCGACGCCTACGGCATCCGCGCCACCGCCGATCCCTTCACGTTCTTGGCCTGGTTCTTTTTCATCGACGGCCTTCTCTTCCCCCTCCTCGCCCTGCGCTTCTATCTGCGGATGGGGGCAAGGCCGCCCCTTGGACCATTGGCGCTCCGTGGTCTGGCGGGCGGCCTGATCGCGCCGTTTTCCTTCGGATCGGTCATGCTCGCCACGCGCCTCGACCAGGTGGGGGAGGCGGCGGTGCTGCGCGAAACCTCCACCGTCTTCGCCGCGCTGATCGGGTGGCTCTTCCTCAAGGAAAGCGTCGGCCCGGTGCGCACGGCCCTTATGGGCTTGATCGCGGCGGGTGCGGTGATAGTTGAGGCAGGCGGATAG
- the tatB gene encoding Sec-independent protein translocase protein TatB, with protein sequence MPDIGWMELMVIGIVALIVVGPKDLPKLFQKLGQMTGRVRAMAKDFSNAMNDAANETGMSDLNRDLRAAGKFTNPKAMAKDMMGDVLDDIDPTKFEEGSETRIIAEKKAVSQAEARARAAEMRAARAARDAEAAEISGEPEETPASADPGPAAVEAPAPAPEPASGEPAPERQAERS encoded by the coding sequence ATGCCTGATATCGGCTGGATGGAACTGATGGTGATCGGGATCGTGGCGTTGATCGTCGTCGGTCCCAAAGACCTGCCGAAACTGTTCCAGAAGCTGGGGCAGATGACGGGCCGGGTGCGGGCGATGGCCAAGGATTTCTCCAACGCGATGAACGACGCCGCGAACGAGACGGGCATGAGCGATCTGAACCGCGATCTGCGCGCGGCGGGCAAGTTCACCAACCCCAAGGCCATGGCCAAGGATATGATGGGCGATGTGTTGGACGACATCGACCCAACGAAGTTCGAGGAAGGGTCCGAGACCCGCATCATCGCCGAGAAGAAAGCAGTCTCCCAGGCCGAGGCGCGCGCCCGTGCCGCGGAGATGCGCGCCGCGCGGGCTGCCCGAGATGCGGAGGCCGCGGAGATCAGCGGTGAGCCCGAAGAGACCCCGGCATCCGCCGATCCCGGACCCGCCGCCGTGGAAGCGCCCGCGCCGGCCCCGGAGCCCGCATCCGGAGAGCCAGCCCCCGAACGCCAGGCGGAGCGGTCATGA
- a CDS encoding twin-arginine translocase TatA/TatE family subunit has product MLNNIGPAGLILIAVVVLVLFGRGKIAGLMGEVGKGITAFKNGVKQPDGEIEDGTAADVADARDVTPEERTERDNA; this is encoded by the coding sequence ATGCTCAACAATATCGGACCAGCCGGTCTTATCCTGATCGCGGTCGTCGTCCTTGTGCTGTTTGGCCGGGGCAAGATCGCGGGCCTTATGGGGGAAGTCGGCAAAGGCATCACGGCCTTCAAGAATGGCGTCAAGCAGCCCGATGGCGAGATCGAGGATGGCACGGCCGCCGACGTGGCTGATGCGCGCGATGTCACGCCGGAAGAGCGGACCGAGCGCGACAACGCCTGA
- the ftsY gene encoding signal recognition particle-docking protein FtsY — MSFFRKLKDRMFKSSSKLDEGLDAIIEEGAVEEASDDQGLLTPELEAEAVAEPEREVMAEPEPVAVRAPAEEVLPEPEPEPEPEPEPEPEVVAAPAPEPAPAPEPTPAPEPAPAPTPAKPGLLGRLMGRTAEPRRALDDDMLEQLEELLITSDMGVDIALRVTANMAEGRYGKLMSASEIKSLLAEEITRVMEPVARPLPIYPKTPQVVLVVGVNGSGKTTTIGKLASQFRAAGKKVVIAAGDTFRAAAVEQLQVWGDRAGVPVLTAPEGSDPAALAYDAMVRSEADGADLLMIDTAGRLQNRADLMEELAKIVRVIRKKDPDAPHNTLLVLDATTGQNALSQVELFGKMADVSGLVMTKLDGTAKGGVLVALADKFGLPIHAIGVGEQIDDLQPFDPEDFADALVGVDRS, encoded by the coding sequence ATGTCCTTTTTCCGGAAATTGAAGGATCGGATGTTCAAATCGTCGTCCAAGCTGGACGAGGGATTGGATGCGATCATCGAAGAGGGCGCGGTGGAGGAGGCGTCGGACGATCAGGGGCTCTTGACGCCGGAGCTGGAGGCCGAGGCGGTTGCCGAGCCCGAGCGGGAGGTGATGGCGGAACCAGAACCGGTTGCGGTCCGCGCCCCTGCCGAGGAAGTCCTTCCTGAGCCTGAGCCTGAGCCTGAGCCTGAGCCTGAGCCTGAGCCTGAGGTTGTTGCGGCACCGGCGCCTGAACCGGCCCCTGCGCCCGAGCCGACGCCCGCCCCCGAACCGGCCCCCGCCCCGACCCCAGCCAAACCCGGCCTGCTTGGCCGCCTGATGGGCCGCACGGCAGAGCCGCGCCGGGCGCTGGATGATGACATGCTGGAGCAGTTGGAGGAACTTCTGATCACCTCCGACATGGGCGTCGACATCGCGCTGCGCGTCACCGCCAACATGGCCGAGGGGCGCTATGGCAAGCTGATGTCCGCCAGTGAAATCAAGAGCTTGCTGGCAGAAGAAATTACCCGCGTGATGGAACCCGTGGCCCGCCCGCTGCCGATTTACCCCAAGACACCGCAAGTGGTTCTGGTCGTGGGCGTCAACGGGTCGGGCAAGACGACCACCATCGGCAAACTCGCCAGCCAGTTCCGCGCGGCGGGCAAGAAAGTGGTGATCGCGGCGGGCGACACGTTCCGTGCGGCGGCGGTCGAACAGCTTCAGGTCTGGGGCGACCGGGCCGGTGTGCCGGTCCTGACCGCGCCCGAAGGCTCGGACCCCGCCGCGCTCGCCTATGACGCCATGGTCCGGTCCGAGGCCGATGGCGCGGACCTTCTGATGATCGACACGGCGGGCCGCTTGCAGAACCGCGCCGATTTGATGGAGGAGCTGGCCAAGATCGTCCGCGTGATCCGCAAAAAAGACCCCGACGCGCCGCACAACACGCTTCTGGTCCTCGACGCGACCACGGGCCAGAACGCGCTGAGCCAGGTGGAGCTGTTCGGCAAGATGGCCGATGTCTCGGGCCTTGTGATGACCAAGTTGGATGGCACGGCGAAGGGTGGCGTGCTCGTGGCCCTGGCCGACAAGTTCGGCCTGCCCATTCACGCGATCGGCGTCGGAGAGCAGATTGACGATCTGCAACCTTTCGACCCTGAAGATTTTGCCGATGCCCTGGTTGGAGTTGATCGTTCATGA
- a CDS encoding alkane 1-monooxygenase: protein MPIPVIARYAIVTIVPMFLLILAGTAWGGFAYIALAWLTVIAAVADRLLDRPTTPPVEEETLPWSDVLSIALAVGHVLVLVAALKGLTSGALSFWQAVAYLFATASFFGQVSHPNAHELIHRRPVAMRWLGAAVYTSVGFGHHVSAHRLVHHRNVGTEEDPNTPLPGESFWDYLPRAWRGSFEAGLAAEMEKLERKDRPYTHITNPYWVWVGGAVVSLILSIIVAGIGGALVLIALGALTGLQILMSDYVQHYGLQRLILPNGRLEPVAPHHSWNAPRGFSSYLMMNAPAHSEHHMHPDRPYERLDSQATVPVLPYSMPVMAMIAMIPAAWHRMMDRRALKVMEAAEEMRRNSPPAPDVTPRRPGAVRAAARVQPQQAPEDVPAVLAAAAAAAAEGADVVPMPSRTETAPQKAEPDQAPEEPATEAEPTLQEPQASAPEPERDADVATMSEPLDEDEETAQMRAAIRAATR from the coding sequence ATGCCGATACCCGTCATCGCCCGCTATGCCATCGTGACGATCGTTCCGATGTTCCTGCTGATCCTGGCGGGCACGGCGTGGGGTGGCTTTGCCTATATTGCACTGGCCTGGCTGACCGTGATCGCCGCTGTGGCAGACCGGTTGCTCGACCGGCCCACGACCCCCCCGGTGGAGGAGGAGACGCTGCCATGGTCCGACGTCCTGTCCATCGCACTCGCCGTGGGCCACGTCCTGGTGCTGGTCGCCGCGCTCAAGGGCCTGACCTCCGGCGCGCTCAGCTTCTGGCAGGCCGTGGCCTACCTCTTTGCCACCGCATCGTTTTTCGGGCAGGTCAGCCATCCCAACGCCCATGAGCTGATCCACCGCCGCCCCGTCGCGATGCGCTGGCTGGGGGCGGCTGTCTATACCTCCGTCGGGTTCGGGCATCACGTCTCCGCCCACCGGCTGGTTCACCACCGCAATGTGGGGACAGAGGAAGATCCGAACACCCCCCTTCCCGGCGAGAGCTTCTGGGATTACCTGCCCCGCGCCTGGCGCGGCTCGTTCGAGGCCGGGCTGGCCGCCGAGATGGAGAAGCTGGAGCGGAAGGATCGCCCCTACACCCATATCACCAACCCCTACTGGGTCTGGGTCGGGGGGGCTGTCGTGTCCCTGATCCTCAGCATCATTGTCGCCGGGATTGGCGGCGCGCTGGTGCTGATTGCCCTTGGTGCGCTGACGGGCTTGCAAATCCTGATGTCGGATTACGTGCAGCATTACGGGTTGCAGCGGCTGATCCTGCCCAACGGGCGTCTGGAACCGGTGGCCCCGCACCACAGCTGGAATGCACCGCGCGGATTTTCGAGCTATCTGATGATGAACGCGCCCGCCCATTCGGAACATCACATGCATCCCGACCGCCCCTATGAGCGGTTGGATTCCCAAGCCACCGTGCCGGTTCTGCCCTATTCCATGCCCGTGATGGCAATGATCGCGATGATCCCCGCCGCCTGGCACCGCATGATGGACCGCCGCGCATTGAAGGTGATGGAGGCCGCAGAGGAGATGCGCCGCAACAGCCCGCCCGCGCCCGACGTGACCCCCCGCCGCCCCGGTGCCGTGCGTGCCGCCGCCCGGGTACAGCCGCAACAGGCCCCCGAGGACGTTCCCGCCGTTCTTGCCGCCGCTGCGGCGGCCGCCGCCGAAGGTGCCGACGTCGTGCCGATGCCGTCCCGCACGGAAACCGCGCCTCAGAAGGCGGAACCAGACCAAGCACCAGAGGAACCCGCAACGGAAGCGGAGCCAACATTGCAGGAGCCGCAAGCCTCCGCCCCGGAGCCGGAACGGGACGCAGATGTGGCGACGATGTCCGAGCCGTTGGACGAGGATGAAGAAACAGCGCAGATGCGCGCCGCGATCCGGGCTGCCACACGTTGA